Below is a window of Leuconostoc gasicomitatum LMG 18811 DNA.
TAATTTCTTGTTGATATTTTCCTTTGATTGACTCTAAAAGCGCGGAATGAAATGGATAAGGAACAGGTAAAATATATGAAACTATTTCAATACTTTCACAATATTTTTCAAGTTGTTTTATGTCTTCCTTTGTTCCGGATATTATTTTTTGAGTTTGTGAATTTACAATAGCTAATTCTAAGTTATCATGTAGAAACAAATAATTATTTATTGCTTTTTCTTCTTCGTTACTTGATAACTTTAATGAAATCATTCGACCCTTAGATTTTTCATCCAAGAATTCTAGACATTTTGCTCTCTGATAAGCAATTTTTATAGCATCTTTAAAACTAATCACACTTGCTGCACATAATGCTGAAATTTCTCCTAAACTATGTCCTAATAAAACGTTTGGACATACTCCATATTTCTTCTTTAAAATTCTAAAGTAGACTTCATTTGCAATTATAATTGCAGGTTGCATTAGAGTTGGAATAGTATTTATTTCATCTGTCTTTAAGCGTTCCCAGAAAGGCATTCCAGCAATTTCTTTATAGTAATCTTCCGACTCTTTAAGAACTTCGTCAACAATTTTATGCTTTCCTTTCAAATCAGAAAGCATGTTAACATACTGAGAGCCATGGCCAGGGAATATTACAGCTTTTTTACCGGATATATTTCTTTTCAAATAAATTCCATTATCTTCTAACAGTTGTATTCTTTCGAGAGCAATTTCTTTTTCCATATTAATTCTCCCTAATTTATTAATTCATGTTTTCTAAAGATTACTTCGATTTTTTGCAAAGCAAAATCAATTTCTTTTCCACTGAGAGAAGCTGTAATTGTTGCACGTAATCTGCTTTCATTTTTTGGAACTGAAGGAAAGACTGCGGTAGCAATATACACTCCTTCTGATAGTAATTCCTTAGTAATTTTCATATTAATATCATCGTTTCCGACATAGATAGGAACAACGGGGGAAGTGCTGCCCATGGTATTCAAACCGATCTTTTGAATTCCACGTCTAAATTGTAGAGTATTCTCCCATAACTTCTCTCTTCTCCAGCGTTCTTCTTTCATAACTTTTAACGCTTGCAAAGTCCCTGCAACGGCTGAGGGTGGCATACTTGCGTTGAAAATGTATTGATGTGCATTATGTTTAATATATAAGGCTGTTTTTTTATCTGTAGCTATACAACCACCGACGTTTGCAAGAGATTTACTAAAAGTAGTCATCCTCATGTGAATTCTGTCTCCAACTCCTTTAAGTTCAGATACCCCTTGTCCTTTCTCACCAATAAATCCAAAGGAGTGGGCTTCATCTACTAGAATGCTTGCGTCATATTTTTCAGCCAATTCAACCACTTTTTCTAAAGGTGCAATATCTCCCTCCATTGAATAAACGCCTTCAACGATAATCAATTTCTTTTTAAATTCTTTATTGTTTTTTAAAATATATTCAAGCTTATTCATATCGTTATGCTTAAATATTCTCACTTGCGCATTAGACATATTGATTCCATCTACTATACTCATATGGTTAAACTGGTCTGTTATTATCACAGTCTCTTCATCTGCTACAGAAGAAATTGCCGCTAGATTTGCAAGGTATCCAGCACTTAAAATAACAGCAGCCTCGGTTCCAAAAAAATTAGCACATGCTTCTTCTAATTCTGTATGTAGATTAGTAGTTCCATTGTGAAGCCTAGCACCACAGGTCCCAGTACCATATTTAGTTATTGCTTTTTTAGAACAATCAACTACATCAGGATGAGTTGCAAGACCAAGATAATTGTTTGAGGTCAGCATAACAACTTT
It encodes the following:
- a CDS encoding aminotransferase class I/II-fold pyridoxal phosphate-dependent enzyme produces the protein MDNKVIKSKKIEQKIEDMVKYVIQGKESGMYVFEPNFSSAQCGTSIVGKQKVVMLTSNNYLGLATHPDVVDCSKKAITKYGTGTCGARLHNGTTNLHTELEEACANFFGTEAAVILSAGYLANLAAISSVADEETVIITDQFNHMSIVDGINMSNAQVRIFKHNDMNKLEYILKNNKEFKKKLIIVEGVYSMEGDIAPLEKVVELAEKYDASILVDEAHSFGFIGEKGQGVSELKGVGDRIHMRMTTFSKSLANVGGCIATDKKTALYIKHNAHQYIFNASMPPSAVAGTLQALKVMKEERWRREKLWENTLQFRRGIQKIGLNTMGSTSPVVPIYVGNDDINMKITKELLSEGVYIATAVFPSVPKNESRLRATITASLSGKEIDFALQKIEVIFRKHELIN